One part of the Falco peregrinus isolate bFalPer1 chromosome 14, bFalPer1.pri, whole genome shotgun sequence genome encodes these proteins:
- the KCTD15 gene encoding BTB/POZ domain-containing protein KCTD15 isoform X3: MECRCYQCCRISRLFNGTEPIVLDSLKQHYFIDRDGEIFRYILSFLRTSKLLLPDDFKDFNLLYEEAKYYQLQPMIKELERWKQEKEQRKHFQPCDCLVVRVTPDLGERIALSGEKALIEEIFPETGDVMCNSVNAGWNQDPTHVIRFPLNGYCRLNSVQVLERLFQKGFNVAASCGGGVDSSQFSEYVLCREDRRPQPTPTIRIKQEPLD, encoded by the exons ATGGAGTGCAGATGCTACCAGTGCTGCAG aataagtCGTCTGTTTAATGGCACAGAGCCTATTGTCTTGGACAGtttaaaacagcattatttCATTGATCGAGATGGTGAAATTTTCAGATATATATTAAGCTTCCTAAGGACATCTAAGCTACTGCTCCCAGATGACTTTAAG gactTTAATCTTTTATATGAAGAAGCAAAGTATTACCAGCTGCAGCCAATGATTAAGGAACTTGAGCGatggaaacaagagaaagaacaaaggaaacatttccagCCTTGTGACTGCTTGGTCGTAAGAGTGACTCCAGATCTGGGGGAAAGAATTGCATTGAGCGGGGAGAAAGCTTTAATAGAAGAGATCTTCCCGGAGACTGGGGACGTCATGTGCAACTCCGTAAATGCAGGCTGGAACCAGGACCCTACCCATGTTATTAGGTTTCCTTTGAATGGATACTGCCGGTTGAATTCAGTGCAG GTGCTCGAAAGATTATTTCAGAAGGGATTTAACGTGGCAGCTTCATGCGGTGGTGGGGTGGATTCCTCTCAGTTCAGTGAATACGTGCTGTGTCGCGAAGACAGACGACCACAACCTACCCCAACAATCAGAATAAAACAGGAGCCCCTGGACTAG